A single region of the Phycisphaerae bacterium genome encodes:
- a CDS encoding Re/Si-specific NAD(P)(+) transhydrogenase subunit alpha has product MKVAAPKAVVAGERRVAIIPETCLRLKKAGLEFIVETGAGVESGFADSAYAEAGATIAPDAASLYATAEVIAFPNAPTPEQLGMMRRGTIVLGVLNPLTHHDLVRQLAEAGVISIALDLMPRITRAQKMDVLSSMSTITGYKSVLMAAAALPRMFPLLMTAAGTLTPAKVLILGAGVAGLQAIATAKRLGAVVEAFDVRPVVKEQVESLGAKFVEVPVEAKDAQDAGGYAKEMSEDYKRKQMELVAKHAAASDVVISTALIPGRRAPILITAETVRAMHAGSVVVDLASEAGGNCELTRHGETVNEGGVLIMGPANLSSSIPFHASQMFSRNVGAFLQDLTRDGVVTLNPEDECVSGTLITRDGQIVHQRVRDSMGVA; this is encoded by the coding sequence ATGAAAGTTGCCGCACCCAAAGCGGTGGTCGCCGGCGAGCGGCGAGTCGCAATTATTCCTGAAACCTGTTTGAGGCTGAAGAAGGCAGGCCTCGAATTCATCGTCGAGACCGGTGCGGGGGTCGAATCCGGGTTCGCCGATTCCGCCTACGCCGAAGCGGGCGCGACGATCGCTCCCGATGCGGCGAGCCTCTACGCGACCGCGGAAGTCATTGCCTTTCCCAATGCCCCGACGCCGGAACAGCTCGGCATGATGCGCCGAGGAACCATCGTGCTGGGGGTGCTGAACCCGCTCACTCATCACGATCTCGTACGACAACTCGCGGAGGCGGGTGTCATTTCGATTGCACTCGACCTCATGCCGCGAATCACTCGGGCTCAGAAGATGGACGTCCTGTCCTCCATGAGCACCATCACCGGCTACAAGTCGGTGCTGATGGCGGCTGCCGCCCTACCTCGCATGTTTCCCCTGCTGATGACCGCGGCTGGAACCCTTACGCCGGCCAAGGTGCTGATTCTCGGAGCGGGCGTCGCTGGATTGCAGGCGATCGCGACAGCCAAGCGCCTGGGCGCCGTGGTCGAAGCATTCGACGTTCGGCCCGTTGTGAAGGAGCAGGTCGAGAGCCTGGGCGCGAAATTCGTGGAGGTACCGGTCGAAGCGAAAGACGCGCAGGACGCAGGCGGATACGCGAAAGAAATGTCGGAGGACTACAAGCGCAAGCAGATGGAACTGGTCGCGAAGCACGCGGCCGCCTCCGATGTGGTCATTTCGACAGCGCTGATTCCCGGCCGGCGCGCCCCCATCCTGATTACGGCCGAAACGGTTCGCGCGATGCATGCCGGCTCGGTTGTTGTTGATCTTGCATCGGAGGCCGGCGGCAATTGTGAATTGACGCGGCATGGCGAAACCGTGAATGAGGGTGGCGTGCTCATCATGGGACCGGCGAATCTGTCTTCGTCCATTCCCTTCCACGCCAGCCAGATGTTTTCGCGCAATGTCGGGGCGTTTCTTCAGGATCTGACACGCGACGGCGTGGTCACGCTCAATCCCGAAGACGAATGCGTAAGCGGCACACTGATCACCAGGGACGGCCAGATCGTCCACCAGCGCGTGAGAGATTCGATGGGCGTCGCGTGA